In a genomic window of Bacteroidota bacterium:
- the topA gene encoding type I DNA topoisomerase: protein MDKSLIIVESPAKAKTINKYLGKEYVVKASVGHIKNLPKSTLGVDVEDGFATTFETIAGKEGVIEDLRESASRAGTVFIATDPDREGEAIAADIAEEVTAKNPNIFRVLFHEITEKGIAEAMRQPKRIDEHLVASQRARRVMDRIVGYKVSPFVWKTLFYGLSAGRVQSVALRLICEREEQVRSFRPTEYWSVIGEFLSRGGAPFFAKLVRMGGKDLFVPSKENLADIQHRGTAAKHTYIRSEPEVQATIEEIKKHAYAISSVQKRETRRNPLPPFITSTLQQEASRKLRLSASRAMKLAQKLYEGIELGAEGSVGLITYMRTDSTRLSDDAVAAVREHILNNYGKEYVPKTPQVYKKKKTSQDAHEAIRPTSMKYSPKAVRKYLDKELYNLYELIWNRFVACQMEAAVMETTTVLVEGGPFVFKATSSVYTFRGFLQVYEDAADREGDREEEDPEVADEKLPPDLAAGQAAQLRNLIPHRHETSPPPRYTESSLVKILEALGIGRPSTYAMIVGTIMNRNYVEQRERKLYALDLGMEVNRLLTTHFPQVFNVKFTAKMEEELDTIASAKSDYKTVLDDFYGPFSESLERVSQKTTAIKKSMQVVTEEACELCGKPMIIKWGRNGKFMACSGYPTCKNTKPLPEDQEKHQHLVGLKCELCGGELLVRSSKFGTFLGCSNYPKCKNTKPISTGVKCPKCTVGDVIERKTKRKRSFFGCSRYPECDFASWDKPLNRVCDTCGSPYMVLKFSQKRGEYLKCPSCKAEIAREEEAAALAG, encoded by the coding sequence GTGGATAAGTCGCTGATAATTGTGGAATCGCCCGCGAAGGCGAAAACGATCAACAAATACCTGGGGAAGGAGTACGTCGTAAAGGCCTCCGTCGGCCATATCAAGAATCTTCCCAAAAGCACGCTCGGCGTCGATGTGGAAGACGGATTTGCGACGACGTTTGAGACGATTGCGGGGAAGGAAGGCGTCATCGAAGACCTCCGGGAGTCGGCCTCCCGCGCCGGAACGGTGTTCATCGCGACAGATCCCGACCGGGAGGGAGAAGCGATCGCGGCGGATATCGCCGAGGAAGTCACGGCGAAGAATCCCAATATCTTCCGCGTGCTCTTCCATGAAATCACCGAAAAAGGGATCGCCGAGGCGATGCGGCAACCCAAAAGGATTGACGAGCATCTGGTTGCCAGCCAGAGGGCGCGCCGCGTCATGGACCGGATCGTCGGATACAAGGTCAGCCCCTTTGTCTGGAAGACCCTTTTTTACGGACTCTCCGCGGGGCGGGTGCAATCGGTTGCGCTCCGGCTGATCTGCGAGCGTGAAGAGCAGGTCAGGTCGTTCCGTCCGACGGAATACTGGTCGGTGATCGGGGAGTTCCTGTCCCGCGGGGGCGCCCCGTTTTTCGCGAAGCTCGTCCGGATGGGGGGAAAGGACCTGTTCGTTCCTTCGAAGGAGAATCTCGCCGACATCCAGCACCGGGGGACGGCCGCGAAGCATACGTATATCCGTTCCGAGCCCGAAGTGCAGGCCACGATCGAGGAGATCAAGAAGCACGCGTACGCCATTTCGAGCGTCCAAAAGCGGGAGACCAGGCGGAATCCCTTGCCGCCGTTCATCACCAGTACGCTCCAGCAGGAGGCCTCGCGGAAGCTCCGGCTCTCCGCATCCCGCGCCATGAAGCTGGCGCAGAAACTCTACGAAGGGATCGAACTCGGCGCGGAAGGCTCCGTCGGCCTGATCACCTACATGAGGACCGATTCGACGCGGCTGAGCGATGATGCCGTCGCCGCGGTCCGGGAGCACATACTGAATAACTACGGGAAAGAGTATGTGCCGAAAACCCCCCAGGTCTATAAGAAGAAGAAAACCTCACAGGACGCCCACGAGGCGATCCGCCCGACCTCGATGAAATACTCCCCCAAGGCGGTCAGGAAGTATCTCGACAAGGAGCTCTACAACCTCTACGAGTTGATCTGGAACCGGTTCGTAGCCTGCCAGATGGAGGCGGCCGTGATGGAGACCACCACGGTGCTCGTGGAAGGGGGCCCTTTCGTGTTCAAGGCGACTTCTTCCGTCTATACGTTCAGAGGATTCCTCCAGGTGTACGAGGACGCGGCCGATCGCGAGGGCGACCGCGAAGAGGAAGATCCCGAAGTGGCCGACGAGAAGCTGCCGCCCGATCTCGCAGCCGGCCAGGCGGCGCAGCTCCGGAACCTGATCCCGCACCGGCACGAAACCTCGCCCCCTCCCCGGTACACGGAGAGCAGCCTCGTGAAAATACTGGAAGCGCTCGGGATCGGACGGCCGAGCACCTACGCGATGATCGTCGGAACGATCATGAACAGAAACTATGTGGAACAACGCGAGCGCAAACTCTACGCGCTCGACCTGGGCATGGAGGTCAACCGGCTTCTCACCACCCACTTTCCGCAGGTCTTCAATGTAAAGTTCACGGCGAAGATGGAGGAGGAGCTCGATACGATCGCGTCGGCAAAGAGCGACTACAAGACCGTCCTCGATGATTTTTACGGGCCGTTCAGCGAATCCCTGGAGCGGGTCTCCCAGAAAACCACCGCGATCAAGAAGTCGATGCAGGTGGTCACCGAGGAAGCCTGCGAGCTCTGCGGAAAGCCGATGATCATCAAATGGGGCCGCAACGGGAAGTTCATGGCATGCAGCGGCTATCCCACCTGCAAGAACACCAAGCCGCTGCCCGAGGACCAGGAAAAACACCAGCACCTCGTCGGGCTCAAGTGCGAGCTGTGCGGCGGCGAGTTGCTCGTCAGGTCGAGCAAGTTCGGCACGTTCCTCGGCTGCTCCAATTATCCGAAATGCAAGAACACCAAGCCGATTTCCACCGGCGTCAAATGTCCGAAGTGCACCGTGGGGGATGTCATCGAGCGGAAGACGAAGCGGAAGCGGTCGTTCTTCGGCTGCTCCCGCTATCCCGAGTGTGATTTTGCGTCATGGGACAAGCCTCTGAACAGGGTGTGCGACACGTGCGGATCTCCCTACATGGTCCTCAAGTTCTCGCAGAAACGGGGCGAGTATCTGAAGTGTCCCTCCTGCAAGGCGGAGATTGCCAGGGAGGAGGAGGCCGCCGCTCTGGCGGGCTGA
- the ybeY gene encoding rRNA maturation RNase YbeY, giving the protein MISVSVFHAASRRPLRRDETIRIARRVLTGERRKRAELRIIYIDDRSMIRLNSTYLRRRHATDVLSFPLGDGPGKYVEGEVYVNLDQARRQARRYRVTLKNEAARLVIHGVLHLLDYDDKLAREKREMSRLEDAYLLRLSR; this is encoded by the coding sequence ATGATCAGCGTGAGCGTGTTTCATGCCGCCTCGCGGCGGCCCTTGCGGCGGGATGAAACTATCCGGATCGCGAGGCGTGTTCTGACTGGTGAACGGAGGAAACGGGCGGAACTGAGGATTATCTATATAGACGACCGTTCGATGATCCGGTTGAATTCGACGTATCTCCGCCGCCGGCATGCCACGGACGTTCTCAGCTTCCCCCTGGGGGACGGCCCCGGGAAGTACGTCGAGGGTGAGGTGTACGTCAATCTCGATCAGGCCCGGAGGCAGGCCCGCCGGTACCGCGTGACCCTGAAGAACGAAGCGGCCCGGCTGGTGATTCACGGTGTGTTGCATTTGCTGGACTATGATGACAAGCTCGCCCGCGAAAAGCGCGAGATGAGCCGGCTCGAGGACGCATATCTTCTGAGGTTGAGCAGATGA
- a CDS encoding cold shock domain-containing protein: protein MTRGRVKWFDGKKGYGFIVPEEGGGDIFVHYSSIQTENEFKSLKEGMVVQFDVQEGKNGLQAHNVVVVS, encoded by the coding sequence ATGACAAGAGGCAGGGTCAAGTGGTTCGACGGGAAAAAGGGGTATGGCTTCATCGTGCCGGAGGAAGGGGGAGGGGATATTTTCGTGCACTACAGCTCGATCCAGACCGAAAATGAGTTCAAGTCGCTGAAGGAGGGGATGGTGGTTCAGTTCGATGTGCAGGAGGGGAAGAACGGGTTGCAGGCCCACAACGTCGTGGTGGTCTCATAA
- a CDS encoding MBL fold metallo-hydrolase, which produces MSTTSKHTGTQHNRTPMRLVFWGTRGSISTPGKQTVRYGGNTPCVEVRLANKELIILDAGTGIRNLGERLIERGESIKAYLMISHMHWDHIQGFPFFKPAFISGNELTIIGGETEKVSLQKMISDQMNKVYFPVQLNELKATLKFRKVVEEEFDVFDAHVRTIFVNHPTFAIGYRIASKGKVLVYISDNEPFDRRAAQSIRNVDKVIIDRFLKSTGDPNQRIFDFVRDADVLIHDATYTPEEYVDRVGWGHSHYLFTLKVAAEGNVKRLILFHHDPAHGDEKVDDILKKCRKEIRKRQYTFDCIAAAEGMELDL; this is translated from the coding sequence ATGTCGACTACGTCAAAACATACCGGGACGCAACATAACCGCACCCCGATGCGGCTTGTCTTCTGGGGGACCCGCGGCTCGATCTCCACTCCCGGGAAACAGACGGTGCGGTACGGGGGGAACACGCCCTGCGTGGAGGTTCGGCTCGCGAACAAGGAGCTGATTATCCTGGATGCCGGAACGGGCATCAGGAACCTCGGGGAGCGGCTCATCGAGAGGGGCGAGTCGATCAAGGCCTATCTGATGATTTCCCACATGCACTGGGACCATATCCAGGGATTTCCCTTCTTCAAGCCCGCCTTCATCTCGGGGAATGAGCTGACGATCATCGGGGGCGAGACCGAAAAAGTTTCCCTGCAGAAAATGATCTCCGATCAGATGAACAAGGTCTATTTCCCCGTTCAGCTGAACGAACTGAAGGCGACGCTCAAGTTCCGGAAAGTCGTGGAGGAGGAATTCGACGTCTTCGACGCCCATGTCCGGACGATATTCGTCAACCATCCGACCTTCGCCATCGGGTACCGGATCGCATCGAAAGGGAAGGTGCTCGTCTACATCAGCGACAACGAGCCGTTCGACCGCCGGGCCGCGCAATCGATCCGCAACGTGGACAAGGTCATTATCGACCGTTTTTTGAAGTCCACGGGCGATCCGAACCAGCGAATATTCGATTTTGTGCGGGATGCCGACGTCCTGATCCACGATGCGACCTACACGCCGGAAGAGTACGTCGATCGCGTCGGGTGGGGACACTCCCACTATCTGTTCACCCTGAAGGTCGCGGCCGAAGGGAACGTGAAGCGGCTGATCCTCTTTCACCACGATCCGGCGCACGGCGACGAGAAGGTGGACGACATCCTCAAGAAGTGCAGGAAGGAAATTCGCAAACGCCAGTACACCTTCGACTGCATCGCGGCGGCGGAGGGAATGGAGCTGGATCTCTGA